A genomic segment from Truepera sp. encodes:
- the polA gene encoding DNA polymerase I has translation MPKPRQSNQQPSLFAGDGPGGTGGVDEAPADRRLVLVDGHGLAYRAYFAIRQLSTSTGVPTNAVYGFIRSLLELLRGLGPQDSLVIAFDAPARTFRKEKFEDYKAHRAPTPDDLPMQLNTIRALVDLLGVQRVEVPGLEADDLIGSMAHRAASEGWLVDIVTSDRDALQLVTERVNVVSPDGKRRMDPAAVEEKYGVTPSQWVDYRALTGDASDNIPGVKGIGPVAARTLLGRFGGIDAILDELDELPSPSQATAIRQSMADLELSRTLSRIVTDAPVDVTPVPAAERVVKEEALTAALRELEFGSLLHELGLTERTTYRRAAWEEVQRAVADGSTRGSASTLFDGITWSYGFRLSDERPTAATVIELALAAVEGSGEARRLVAEAPNAGAGVGLATWVRGRVNAPDAKALVVAARVAGAGDAVPGDDPLLMAYLLDSVGASAETLARRLGAGEWGNTAGEHAVVGAELLRMMGGRLQGNQRSVYERIERPLQAVLVDMEVAGIQLDTDLLARLSREAADDLAALEGRLREIAGTPDFNVASRDQVAWLLFEKLGLRAGQRTATGKRSTSVSAIEPLRGEHEAVDLVLEHREIAKLKGTYLDPLPALADPKGRVHTTFEQAVVATGRLSSVNPNLQNVPVRTARGREVRRAFVAGPGRLLLVADYSQIELRMLAHIADEPALKAAFLAGEDIHRSTAAGVYGVEPDAVNSDMRRVAKVINFGVLYGMSAQRLSRELEISFERADTFIGTYFKRYPRVRAYIDDTLEAARQSGYVETIMGRRRAVPDLISPNRSVREAAERMAYNMPIQGSAADVMKLAMLELAPALAELGGRLLLQVHDEIVAEVPEERAAEAGPLVKDIMATVVELTVPLEAAVGLGHNWLDAK, from the coding sequence GTGCCCAAGCCGCGGCAGAGCAACCAGCAACCGTCGCTCTTCGCGGGCGACGGGCCCGGCGGCACCGGCGGCGTGGATGAGGCGCCGGCTGACCGCCGGCTGGTGCTCGTGGACGGTCACGGCCTGGCGTACCGGGCGTACTTCGCCATCAGGCAGCTCTCGACCTCCACAGGCGTGCCCACCAATGCCGTCTACGGCTTCATCCGCTCGCTTCTCGAGCTGCTGAGGGGCTTGGGGCCGCAAGACAGCCTGGTGATCGCGTTCGACGCGCCCGCCAGGACGTTCCGCAAGGAGAAGTTCGAGGATTACAAGGCGCATAGGGCGCCGACACCCGATGACCTGCCCATGCAGTTGAACACGATCAGGGCGCTGGTCGACCTGTTGGGGGTGCAGCGGGTAGAGGTGCCCGGGCTGGAGGCCGACGACCTGATCGGCTCCATGGCCCACCGCGCGGCCAGCGAGGGCTGGCTCGTGGACATCGTCACGAGCGACCGCGACGCCCTCCAACTGGTCACCGAACGCGTGAACGTCGTAAGCCCCGACGGCAAGCGGCGCATGGACCCGGCGGCCGTCGAGGAGAAGTACGGCGTGACGCCGTCGCAGTGGGTCGATTACCGCGCGCTCACCGGCGACGCCTCCGACAACATCCCGGGCGTCAAGGGCATCGGTCCCGTGGCCGCTCGAACGCTCCTGGGGCGCTTCGGCGGTATCGACGCCATCCTCGACGAGCTCGACGAGCTTCCGAGCCCCTCACAGGCGACCGCCATCCGCCAGTCCATGGCGGACCTCGAGCTCTCGCGGACGCTGTCGCGCATCGTCACCGACGCGCCCGTCGACGTCACCCCGGTACCTGCCGCCGAGCGCGTGGTCAAGGAGGAGGCGCTCACCGCCGCCCTTCGTGAGCTGGAGTTCGGGAGCCTGCTGCACGAACTCGGGCTCACGGAACGGACCACCTACCGGCGCGCCGCCTGGGAGGAGGTGCAGCGCGCGGTGGCGGACGGCAGCACTCGGGGGAGCGCAAGCACTCTGTTTGACGGCATCACTTGGTCGTACGGCTTCCGCTTGAGCGACGAGCGCCCCACCGCCGCCACGGTGATCGAGCTGGCGCTGGCGGCCGTCGAAGGCTCGGGCGAGGCGCGGCGGCTGGTTGCCGAAGCACCAAACGCAGGTGCCGGCGTCGGCCTGGCCACGTGGGTGCGTGGCAGGGTGAACGCGCCCGATGCCAAGGCCCTGGTGGTGGCGGCACGCGTGGCGGGCGCAGGCGACGCCGTGCCCGGCGACGATCCACTCCTCATGGCCTACCTGCTCGACTCGGTGGGGGCCAGCGCAGAGACGCTCGCGCGGCGCCTGGGCGCGGGCGAATGGGGCAACACCGCGGGCGAGCATGCGGTGGTCGGCGCCGAGCTGTTGCGGATGATGGGCGGCAGACTGCAGGGGAACCAGCGCTCGGTTTACGAGCGCATCGAGCGTCCGCTCCAGGCCGTACTGGTCGACATGGAGGTGGCAGGCATACAGCTCGACACCGACCTCTTGGCCCGTCTGTCGCGCGAGGCCGCTGACGACCTGGCGGCCCTCGAGGGCCGGCTTCGGGAGATAGCCGGCACGCCCGACTTCAACGTCGCGTCGCGCGACCAGGTGGCGTGGCTGCTGTTCGAGAAGCTCGGCCTGAGGGCGGGCCAGCGAACGGCCACGGGCAAGAGGAGCACGTCGGTCAGCGCTATAGAGCCGCTGCGCGGCGAGCACGAGGCGGTGGACCTCGTTCTGGAACACCGCGAGATCGCGAAGCTGAAGGGCACCTACCTAGACCCCCTTCCCGCCCTCGCGGACCCCAAAGGGCGCGTGCACACGACGTTCGAGCAGGCGGTGGTGGCCACCGGCCGGCTCTCGAGCGTGAACCCGAACCTCCAGAACGTGCCCGTGCGCACGGCGCGCGGCCGCGAGGTGCGCCGCGCGTTCGTGGCCGGGCCGGGCCGGCTGTTGCTCGTCGCCGACTACTCCCAGATCGAGTTGCGCATGCTGGCGCACATAGCCGACGAGCCGGCGCTGAAGGCGGCGTTCTTGGCCGGCGAGGACATCCACCGCAGCACGGCCGCAGGCGTCTACGGCGTCGAGCCCGACGCCGTCAACTCCGACATGCGGCGCGTGGCCAAGGTCATCAACTTCGGTGTCTTGTACGGCATGTCGGCCCAGCGGCTCAGCCGTGAGCTGGAGATCTCGTTCGAGCGCGCCGACACCTTCATCGGCACCTACTTCAAGCGCTACCCGCGGGTCAGGGCCTACATAGACGACACGCTCGAGGCCGCCCGCCAGTCGGGCTACGTGGAGACCATCATGGGCAGGCGCCGCGCCGTGCCCGACCTCATAAGCCCGAACAGAAGCGTGCGCGAGGCGGCCGAGCGCATGGCTTACAACATGCCCATCCAGGGCAGCGCCGCCGACGTCATGAAGCTCGCCATGCTCGAACTGGCCCCGGCCTTGGCCGAACTTGGGGGCCGGTTGCTGCTACAGGTCCACGACGAGATCGTCGCCGAGGTGCCCGAAGAGCGGGCGGCCGAGGCGGGGCCGTTGGTGAAGGACATCATGGCCACCGTGGTCGAACTGACGGTGCCCCTCGAGGCGGCCGTAGGACTGGGCCACAACTGGTTGGACGCCAAGTAG
- the glmM gene encoding phosphoglucosamine mutase encodes MATRRYFGTDGVRGVAGMHPMTATFALNLGMAVAETVHPSGGGQPHVLIGMDTRRSGLMLAHAAAAGLTARGARVTWLGVLPTPGVSFLTRALKADAGLMVSASHNPFDDNGLKLFDRNGEKLSDDVEAEIEALIDSLDGGGAAGLADVVGERIGRISVARPWDINDSSNGPDASILNAYVKHLFDNAPYLDGLRLVVDCAHGASYQIAPQLFAKLGARLEVVNADPDGLNINVDCGSTHAEALTAHVVDGGFEVGITFDGDADRALLIDSRGRVVTGDQMLAITALSRGEKALVATQMSNLGTETFLSKHGVKMHRARVGDRYVFEELKKNGLTLGGEQSGHLLFLDKAPTGDGILTSLLTLAAVRKSGRSLESWMDEIPVFPQVLKNVTVPPGARDELAGAATVASAVRAAEQELGATGRVLLRASGTEPLVRVMVEGTDLEQVERLANNVVRAVESAAQTAGAA; translated from the coding sequence ATGGCAACGAGGCGTTATTTCGGCACAGATGGCGTTCGCGGGGTCGCGGGAATGCACCCGATGACCGCGACGTTCGCGCTGAACCTGGGGATGGCGGTGGCCGAGACCGTCCACCCGAGCGGCGGCGGGCAGCCTCACGTGCTGATCGGCATGGACACGCGGCGGTCGGGTCTCATGCTGGCCCACGCCGCTGCCGCGGGCCTTACGGCTCGCGGGGCCAGAGTCACTTGGCTCGGCGTGCTGCCAACCCCGGGCGTCTCGTTCCTGACGCGGGCACTGAAGGCCGATGCCGGTCTCATGGTCTCGGCCAGCCACAACCCCTTCGACGACAACGGTCTCAAACTGTTCGACCGTAACGGGGAGAAGCTGTCCGACGACGTAGAAGCCGAGATCGAGGCCTTGATAGACAGCCTCGATGGCGGCGGCGCCGCCGGGCTTGCCGACGTCGTGGGCGAGCGCATCGGACGCATAAGCGTGGCCCGGCCCTGGGACATAAACGATTCCTCGAACGGCCCAGACGCCAGCATCCTCAACGCCTACGTCAAGCACCTGTTCGACAATGCCCCGTACCTCGACGGCCTGCGGCTCGTGGTCGACTGCGCCCATGGCGCCAGCTACCAGATCGCGCCGCAGCTCTTCGCCAAGCTGGGTGCACGCCTGGAGGTCGTCAACGCCGACCCGGACGGGCTCAACATCAACGTGGACTGCGGTTCCACCCACGCCGAGGCGCTCACCGCCCATGTCGTCGACGGCGGGTTCGAGGTCGGCATCACCTTCGACGGCGACGCCGATCGGGCCCTCCTGATCGACTCGAGGGGCCGCGTGGTCACGGGCGATCAGATGTTGGCGATAACCGCACTGTCAAGGGGCGAGAAGGCGCTGGTGGCCACCCAGATGAGCAATTTGGGGACGGAGACGTTCCTGTCGAAGCATGGCGTGAAGATGCACAGGGCGAGGGTGGGCGACCGCTACGTGTTCGAAGAGCTCAAGAAGAACGGGCTGACGTTGGGCGGCGAGCAGTCGGGCCACCTGTTGTTCCTCGACAAGGCGCCGACCGGGGACGGCATCCTCACCTCGCTGTTGACGCTGGCAGCGGTGCGCAAGTCGGGCCGCAGCCTCGAGTCCTGGATGGACGAGATCCCCGTGTTCCCGCAGGTCCTCAAGAACGTGACGGTTCCGCCAGGCGCGCGCGACGAACTGGCCGGCGCGGCCACCGTGGCGAGCGCGGTTCGTGCGGCAGAACAGGAACTCGGCGCCACCGGGCGCGTGCTGCTGCGCGCCAGCGGCACCGAGCCCCTCGTGCGTGTGATGGTCGAGGGTACGGACCTGGAGCAGGTGGAGCGACTGGCGAACAACGTCGTCCGGGCTGTGGAGTCCGCCGCGCAGACCGCCGGGGCGGCCTAG
- a CDS encoding GNAT family N-acetyltransferase yields MTIRSPRAEDYPVLAAIHNEQNEPDWHTTPGRLAASDARSEARTSLFRRLVVEDAGQLLATGTIHGDFGDPPQPGRRWVYLFTHSDHRGRGLDRQMLRRALALDPGPVSEVATTIRADFIGMTSFLEEEGFKELYRTWGSHLDLKRFDAAAFEPLTAELEKQGVRLVPYSDLAQAAELVDRIIAFQRQAEEDSLAFEPVIPRRQDDLMSEYAMPDTLTLALTGKGEIVGMSSLVGPPRGEMIEIGFTGVARSYRRRGIATALEAHTASRARELGFTDLNAAGAGGDSPNLRVKRRLGYDIEPAWITFAKRY; encoded by the coding sequence GTGACGATTCGTTCGCCGCGCGCCGAGGACTACCCCGTCCTTGCGGCCATCCACAACGAACAGAACGAACCTGACTGGCACACCACACCCGGGCGCCTGGCCGCATCCGATGCGCGGTCGGAAGCTCGAACGTCCCTCTTCCGGAGGCTCGTGGTCGAGGACGCCGGCCAGCTCCTCGCCACCGGCACGATCCACGGCGACTTCGGCGACCCGCCCCAACCCGGCAGGCGCTGGGTGTATCTATTCACCCACTCTGATCACAGGGGAAGGGGACTCGATCGCCAGATGCTACGGCGGGCCCTCGCATTGGATCCGGGGCCGGTCTCGGAGGTGGCCACCACAATCCGTGCCGACTTCATCGGCATGACGAGCTTCCTCGAAGAGGAAGGCTTCAAGGAGCTCTACCGCACCTGGGGCTCGCACCTCGACCTCAAGCGCTTCGATGCCGCCGCCTTCGAGCCACTGACAGCCGAACTGGAGAAACAGGGCGTTCGCTTGGTTCCCTACTCCGACCTCGCGCAGGCAGCCGAGCTCGTCGACCGCATCATCGCCTTCCAGCGACAGGCCGAGGAGGACTCATTAGCGTTCGAGCCGGTAATCCCCCGCCGCCAGGACGACCTGATGAGCGAGTACGCGATGCCCGACACCCTCACGTTGGCGTTGACTGGAAAGGGCGAGATCGTCGGCATGTCGAGCCTCGTTGGCCCGCCGCGTGGTGAGATGATCGAGATCGGCTTTACCGGAGTAGCGAGGTCGTACCGACGCCGCGGGATCGCCACGGCGCTCGAGGCCCACACCGCTTCACGCGCGCGGGAGCTCGGATTCACGGATCTCAACGCCGCCGGAGCCGGAGGCGATTCTCCCAACCTGCGGGTGAAGAGAAGGTTGGGCTACGACATCGAACCCGCATGGATAACCTTCGCCAAGCGCTACTGA